A genome region from Fusarium musae strain F31 chromosome 5, whole genome shotgun sequence includes the following:
- a CDS encoding hypothetical protein (EggNog:ENOG41) produces MVKIAHWVSAATLAVGVSAAEDASSVLTTEIGRQNNQSLFWGPYKSNLYFGVRPRTPDSLWTGLMWGKVDNYHDIQNGFRYTCEQGEDMHGYGWDEYDARIGGVQSIHDKANNIDLTTTFVKIPGGNHGGSWAARIKGELRDGAPKNTRTMLFYYIAQDGDGELAVESEGTEYGFEDDVTLKGSSKALGDYKLLITKGTGEHPSTDHKFLEDRHGDTTIVSSTEVPADLTWQGKPVVFKQLQDAVSPVQQNADQENPPPPWQVYRIAHAPGKGNVHVVEKTFEGPFEFDVIFSSGSGGKDFTSEEVTEQIEKTSEIFNERFTNTFKLKEPFTEAKYKKFGKSMLSNLIGGIGYFHGHQLIDRSYAPEYEEQSDGFWEEAAQAKARTQPELEGPYELFTSVPSRPFFPRGFLWDEGFHLIPIADWDIDLTLEIVKSWYNTMDEDGWIAREQILGHEARSKVPPEFQVQFPHYANPPTLFLIIEGFMERLRASNGTKSEAKERILGADPLQTAHLDNIELGENYLRKLYPLLRQQYDWFRKTQRGDIKNYDREAYSTKEAYRWRGRTETHILTSGLDDYPRPQPPSPGELHVDLMSWVGLMTKSLMNIADALSMAEDVNEYRKNLDGIEHNLNDLHWSDKEGCYCDATIDDYEEHALVCHKGYISLFPFLVGLMKADDPKLGKILELIGDEEHLWSPHGIRSLSKQDEFYATGENYWRSPVWMPINYLALSQLQNVASQEGPYRGKAKDLFRRLRKNLVDTVYKSWEETGFAWEQYNPDTGAGQRTQHFTGWTSLVVKIMAMEDPSQEARAKDEL; encoded by the exons ATGGTGAAAATTGCCCATTGGGTGTCTGCAGCGACACTCGCTGTGGGCGTCTCAGCCGCTGAAGATGCATCTTCTGTGTTGACGACTGAAATCGGCCGTCAAAACAACCAGAGCCTCTTTTGGGGCCCCTACAAATCCAATTTGTACTTTGGTGTGCGACCACGAACACCAGATAGCCTATGGACAGGGCTCATGTGGGGGAAAGTCGACAATTACCATGATATTCAGAATG GTTTCAGATATACCTGCGAGCAGGGGGAAGATATGCATGGCTACGGGTGGGATGAGTATGATGCCCGCATAGGCGGTGTGCAGTCCATTCACGACAAGGCCAACAATATCGACTTGACGACTACTTTTGTCAAGATCCCTGGTGGAAATCATGGTGGCAGCTGGGCTGCCCGGATCAAGGGCGAGCTGCGAGACGGTGCCCCGAAAAACACCAGGACTATGCTATTCTACTACATCGCCcaggatggtgatggcgaaCTTGCTGTTGAGAGTGAAGGTACAGAGTATGGTTTCGAAGATGATGTTACTCTCAAGGGCAGTTCAAAGGCGCTAGGAGACTACAAGCTTCTTATCACAAAAGGTACCGGAGAGCACCCTTCAACAGACCACAAGTTCCTGGAAGATCGACATGGCGACACAACCATCGTCTCGAGTACCGAAGTCCCAGCCGACCTTACCTGGCAGGGCAAGCCCGTTGTCTTCAAGCAACTCCAAGATGCCGTTTCGCCCGTGCAGCAGAATGCTGACCAGGAAAATCCGCCTCCACCGTGGCAGGTGTACCGTATTGCCCATGCGCCTGGAAAAGGCAACGTCCATGTGGTCGAGAAGACCTTTGAGGGGCCGTTCGAGTTCGATGTCATCTTTTCATCGGGATCTGGAGGCAAAGATTTTACTTCTGAGGAGGTTACTGAACAGATCGAGAAGACATCAGAAATCTTCAACGAGCGCTTCACCAACACCTTCAAGCTTAAGGAACCTTTCACAGAGGCAAAGTACAAGAAATTCGGCAAGAGCATGCTGTCCAACCTCATCGGCGGCATAGGGTACTTCCATGGTCACCAGCTGATTGATCGATCGTATGCGCCTGAGTATGAGGAGCAGAGCGACGGGTTCTGGGAGGAGGCCGCGCAAGCCAAGGCACGCACACAGCCGGAACTCGAGGGCCCCTACGAGCTCTTCACCAGTGTTCCTTCTCGCCCTTTCTTCCCCCGTGGTTTTCTGTGGGATGAAGGATTTCATCTAATTCCCATTGCCGATTGGGATATTGACCTCACACTTGAAATTGTCAAGAGCTGGTACAACACCATGGACGAAGATGGCTGGATCGCTCGCGAACAGATTCTAGGCCATGAGGCCAGGAGTAAGGTCCCTCCTGAGTTTCAAGTGCAATTCCCACATTATGCCAACCCCCCTACCCTCTTCCTTATCATCGAGGGCTTCATGGAGCGTCTTCGTGCATCAAATGGGACCAAGAGCGAGGCAAAGGAACGCATTCTGGGGGCCGATCCTCTACAAACCGCTCACCTCGACAATATCGAGCTCGGCGAGAACTACCTTCGAAAGTTGTACCCCCTGTTGAGACAACAATATGACTGGTTCCGCAAAACCCAGCGCGGCGACATAAAGAATTATGACCGTGAGGCATACTCAACCAAGGAAGCATACAGATGGAGAGGTCGCACTGAAACTCACATCCTCACCAGTGGCCTGGACGACTATCCTCGACCTCAGCCCCCTTCACCGGGCGAGCTGCATGTTGATCTCATGTCCTGGGTTGGGCTGATGACAAAGTCGTTGATGAACATCGCAGATGCCCTCAGCATGGCCGAAGATGTGAATGAGTATAGGAAAAACTTGGATGGCATCGAGCACAACCTCAATGATCTCCACTGGTCCGATAAGGAGGGTTGCTATTGTGACGCAACAATCGATGATTACGAGGAACACGCACTCGTATGCCACAAGGGCTACATTTCCCTGTTCCCTTTTCTGGTCGGCCTGATGAAGGCTGACGACCCCAAGCTGGGCAAGATTCTTGAGCTGATCGGTGACGAGGAGCACCTCTGGAGCCCCCACGGCATTCGCAGCTTGAGTAAACAGGATGAGTTCTACGCCACGGGCGAGAACTACTGGCGCAGCCCTGTGTGGATGCCTATCAACTACCTAGCTTTGTCTCAACTACAG AACGTTGCCTCGCAGGAAGGCCCCTACAGAGGCAAAGCGAAGGATCTGTTCAGGCGTCTCCGTAAGAACCTTGTTGACACCGTGTACAAGAGTTGGGAAGAAACTGGCTTCGCCTGGGAGCAGTACAACCCCGACACGGGCGCCGGCCAGCGAACACAGCACTTCACTGGATGGACTAGTCTCGTTGTCAAGATCATGGCCATGGAAGACCCTAGTCAGGAGGCTCGTGCCAAGGACGAGCTGTGA